A region from the bacterium genome encodes:
- a CDS encoding DNA mismatch repair protein MutL — MKTSDRKIHILSENLINKIAAGEVIDRPASVVKELVENAIDAGGRHITVVIKAGGSGLIQVVDDGCGMNEQDAILSLQRHATSKIKTYRDIERIATLGFRGEALASIAAVSRMELRTVPRGEMEGTLLTIEGGAVNQVSKTGGNP; from the coding sequence ATGAAAACAAGCGATCGCAAAATTCACATCCTCTCTGAAAACCTGATCAATAAAATCGCGGCCGGTGAAGTGATCGATCGGCCGGCTTCTGTGGTCAAGGAGCTGGTCGAGAACGCCATCGATGCCGGCGGCCGGCACATCACGGTGGTCATCAAGGCCGGCGGCAGCGGACTCATTCAGGTGGTGGATGACGGCTGCGGTATGAACGAACAGGATGCCATCCTGTCGCTGCAGCGTCATGCCACTTCGAAAATAAAAACCTATCGCGATATCGAGCGCATCGCCACGCTGGGCTTCCGCGGCGAAGCGCTGGCCAGCATTGCAGCGGTGAGTCGAATGGAGCTGCGTACCGTTCCCCGCGGTGAGATGGAAGGCACCTTGCTCACTATCGAGGGCGGCGCAGTCAATCAGGTTTCGAAAACCGGGGGCAACCCCG
- a CDS encoding ZIP family metal transporter, with product MEWFKALSPVYQALCATLFTWFLTALGASMIFLFKSVHRKILDAMLGFAAGVMIAASYWSLLAPAIEMAEQAGSPAWTPAVIGFLAGGAFLWLVDHLLPHLHLGFPMTEAEGIKTHWQRSVLLVLAITLHNIPEGLAVGVAFGALGAQLPSATLAGAVALALGIGIQNFPEGLAVSAPLRREGFSPMKSFCLGQLSGVVEPVAGVLGAAAVLLIRPLLPYALAFAAGAMIYVVVEELIPESQLEKNTHIATIGTMLGFAAMMTLDVALG from the coding sequence ATTGAATGGTTCAAGGCACTCTCGCCGGTTTATCAGGCCCTGTGCGCCACACTGTTCACTTGGTTTCTCACCGCTCTGGGTGCGAGTATGATTTTTTTGTTCAAGAGCGTCCATCGCAAAATTCTCGACGCGATGTTGGGTTTTGCCGCCGGCGTGATGATCGCTGCCAGCTATTGGTCTCTGCTGGCGCCGGCGATTGAAATGGCCGAACAGGCGGGATCCCCGGCGTGGACGCCGGCGGTGATAGGCTTTTTGGCAGGCGGCGCGTTTTTATGGCTGGTAGACCATCTTTTGCCTCATCTCCATCTGGGTTTTCCCATGACGGAGGCCGAGGGTATCAAGACTCATTGGCAGCGCAGCGTGCTCCTGGTCCTGGCCATCACTTTGCACAACATCCCCGAGGGATTGGCGGTGGGCGTTGCCTTTGGCGCGCTGGGAGCTCAGCTGCCGTCCGCCACATTGGCCGGCGCCGTCGCCCTGGCCCTCGGCATCGGCATTCAGAATTTTCCCGAAGGCTTGGCGGTGTCCGCGCCTTTGCGCCGCGAGGGCTTCAGCCCGATGAAGAGTTTTTGCCTGGGACAGCTGTCGGGCGTAGTGGAGCCGGTCGCCGGTGTGCTTGGAGCGGCTGCGGTGCTGTTGATCCGGCCTCTGTTGCCCTATGCCCTGGCGTTCGCCGCCGGCGCCATGATCTATGTGGTGGTGGAGGAGTTGATACCCGAGTCGCAACTGGAGAAAAACACCCACATCGCCACCATCGGCACGATGCTGGGGTTTGCGGCCATGATGACGCTGGATGTGGCGCTTGGCTGA